A genomic window from Salvelinus namaycush isolate Seneca chromosome 5, SaNama_1.0, whole genome shotgun sequence includes:
- the LOC120048527 gene encoding cytochrome b5 reductase 4-like, with translation MLNVPSQSFPAASSQQRVAPAGQSGRNKVALKPGHSLMDWIRVAKSGRDLTGLRGRLIDVTDEELQKHSTRDDCWTCIRGMVYNVSPYMDFHPGGEEELMKAAGIDGTDLFDQVHRWVNYESMLKECLVGRMAVKASTALKAQCVIKDSITHLNGLAPPSPPTSMLPPAFLTPPSPSSSLQPSAAPPPTQPKDARPRYDWFQTDVTVDIVVYTKRKLPSSGCTIVDLQDGVLRVEVLLGKMSYMLRQRLAQEVDGSVAVHTVCVVGKIQVSMRKAAKGKWEELGEPLEFHDSLFRKKDRAIFYRECMLVSKTEVTHDTWVFRLQLPLGTLMHVPVGKHIYLKALIQDSEVVKPYTPVEETLVPATLDSTQGTAATDIFLMIKVYPDGVLTPHLNNLNIGDHLSVSSPDGPFSLRLLREVTQLYLLAAGTGFTPMARVIRLALQELGALRFQVEYILSEPCDGWTGRKGRVEASMLTDFLVRPEDSKVFVCVCGPSDFTELTVGLVRQQCFSEEEIYVFQG, from the exons ATGCTGAACGTCCCATCCCAGTCGTTCCCTGCAGCCAGCTCTCAGCAGCGTGTTGCTCCGGCCGGTCAGTCCGGCAGGAACAAG GTAGCATTGAAGCCTGGTCACAGTCTGATGGACTGGATCCGTGTGGCTAAGAGTGGCCGGGACCTGACAGGGCTGAGAGGTAGACTCATAGACGTCACAGATGAGGAGCTGCAAAAACACAGCACACGGGACGACTGTTGGACCTGCATACGAG gCATGGTTTATAATGTGAGCCCCTACATGGATTTCCAccctggaggagaagaggaactGATGAAGGCAGCTGGGATAGACGGAACAGACCTTTTTGACCAG GTCCACCGGTGGGTGAACTATGAGTCCATGTTAAAGGAGTGTCTGGTAGGGAGGATGGCTGTGAAGGCCAGCACTGCTCTCAAAG CTCAGTGTGTGATAAAGGACAGCATCACTCATTTAAATG gtctAGCCCCCCCTTCTCCGCCCACCTCCATGCTCCCTCCTGCTTTCCtcacccctccctcaccctcctcatCACTGCAACCCTCAGCCGCCCCGCCACCAACCCAACCCAAAGACGCCCGGCCCAG GTATGACTGGTTTCAAACTGATGTCACAGTCGATATTGTGGTTTACACTAAACGGAAG CTCCCCAGCTCTGGCTGTACCATAGTTGACCTGCAAGATGGTGTTCTACGGGTGGAAGTTCTTCTGGGGAAAATGTCCTACATGCTGCGTCAAC GTCTAGCCCAAGAAGTAGATGGAAGCGTTGCTG TCCACACAGTGTGTGTTGTGGGGAAGATTCAGGTCAGCATGCGTAAAGCGGCCAAAGGAAAGTGGGAGGAGCTTGGTGAACCACTGGAATTCCATGATTCTCTTTTCAGGAAGAAAGATCGAG cgaTCTTCTACAGGGAGTGTATGTTAGTTTCTAAGACGGAGGTCACACACGACACCTGGGTGTTCCGGTTACAACTCCCTCTAGGGACACTCATGCACGTGCCAGTTGGGAAACACATCTACCTCAAGGCCCTCATCCAAG ACAGTGAGGTGGTGAAGCCCTACACGCCAGTCGAGGAAACACTGGTACCAGCTACACTGGACTCCACACAGGGGACTGCAGCCACTGACATTTTCCTCATGATCAAAGTCTACCCAGATGGAGTGTTGACTCCACACCTAAACAACCTCAACATCG GTGACCACCTGTCTGTCAGCAGTCCGGATGGTCCGTTCAGTCTCCGCCTCCTGCGTGAGGTCACTCAACTCTACCTGTTAGCAGCCGGCACGGGGTTCACGCCCATGGCTCGAGTGATACGATTGGCCCTCCAGGAGCTGGGCGCACTCAG GTTCCAGGTGGAGTATATTCTGTCAGAGCCATGTGATGGGTGGACAGGCAGGAAGGGGCGGGTTGAGGCCTCCATGCTGACTGACTTCCTGGTTAGGCCTGAAGACTCAaaggtctttgtgtgtgtgtgtggcccctcAGACTTCACCGAGCTGACTGTGGG gTTGGTGAGACAGCAATGTTTCAGTGAAGAGGAGATTTATGTGTTCCAGGGCTGA